One window from the genome of Natrialba magadii ATCC 43099 encodes:
- a CDS encoding L-lactate permease, with protein sequence MAEALPVDVFHWAVASIPILILLVLLVRYRWSAHTAAVISMLGASAIALTVFQAPLFAYAVAVGKGVWDAIFVLYVVWPALLMYLVTERAGALYALRVEIQQFSSNDLFLVLAFGWVFVSFLQGIAGFGAPIAIVAPLLLALGVRPVYAVAIPLIGHAWNNNFGTLAVGWFAADSVAPFEAPVETALQTGIIHIAPIIAGGIAIAWLYGRWEGVRHGLPMILVITAAQWIGLMTVAVYSPFLSGFLAGTVALAVLYPLSRWERYDQQHEPFERPAMEESMSRDVATDGGEPTEEEDEPDPIMGLVEAFLPYGVLLAIALVVALPPVDTVLAQFEIGFPFPAIETGYLEQEAADPYEPFAILTHPGSVILVGVIFGYGLFRSRGYYSEWRDVMETSPHVEEEGTILDGLKENGVPASLSIILLIIMAIVMVETGQITVLALGIAAVLPPTAYLFVSNGIGVLGAFITGSNTASNIMFSPLQDETAAELDLPQWSVLASQMTGGAVGNAISPSNIVLGTGTVGIPGEEGDVLRLTLPWVAIVIVLVGILTVLVSGFVFLGGGG encoded by the coding sequence ATGGCCGAAGCCTTGCCAGTTGACGTGTTCCACTGGGCCGTTGCCAGTATCCCGATTCTGATCCTGCTTGTGCTGTTGGTGCGCTATCGCTGGTCAGCACACACAGCCGCCGTCATTAGCATGCTCGGGGCGTCTGCCATTGCCCTCACTGTGTTCCAGGCACCGCTTTTCGCGTACGCTGTCGCGGTCGGAAAAGGTGTTTGGGACGCGATTTTTGTTCTGTACGTTGTCTGGCCGGCACTGCTGATGTATCTCGTCACGGAGCGTGCTGGCGCACTCTACGCTCTCAGAGTCGAAATCCAGCAGTTCAGTAGTAACGATCTCTTTCTCGTACTCGCCTTCGGCTGGGTGTTTGTCTCGTTTCTTCAGGGAATCGCTGGATTCGGTGCCCCTATTGCTATCGTCGCACCACTGCTGCTCGCTCTCGGTGTCCGCCCGGTCTACGCCGTCGCAATCCCCTTGATCGGGCATGCATGGAACAACAACTTCGGCACATTAGCCGTCGGCTGGTTTGCTGCCGATTCAGTCGCACCGTTCGAGGCTCCGGTCGAGACTGCACTCCAGACAGGCATCATTCATATTGCTCCGATTATCGCTGGTGGGATCGCCATCGCCTGGCTCTACGGGCGGTGGGAGGGGGTCCGACACGGGTTGCCGATGATCCTCGTCATCACTGCAGCACAGTGGATCGGACTGATGACAGTGGCAGTCTACAGTCCGTTCCTCTCGGGCTTTCTCGCCGGAACGGTCGCGCTCGCCGTGCTGTATCCCCTTTCGCGGTGGGAACGATACGATCAACAACACGAGCCGTTTGAGCGGCCAGCCATGGAGGAGTCGATGTCCCGAGACGTGGCAACGGATGGTGGTGAACCGACCGAGGAGGAAGACGAGCCGGACCCAATCATGGGGCTCGTCGAAGCGTTTCTCCCGTACGGCGTCCTGCTTGCGATCGCACTCGTCGTTGCCCTCCCGCCGGTCGATACCGTCCTCGCCCAGTTCGAAATCGGCTTCCCGTTCCCCGCGATCGAAACCGGCTATCTCGAACAGGAAGCTGCAGACCCCTACGAGCCGTTTGCGATTCTCACGCATCCGGGGTCGGTTATCCTGGTCGGTGTGATCTTTGGCTATGGCCTGTTCAGGTCCAGGGGCTACTATAGCGAGTGGCGAGACGTTATGGAGACCTCTCCTCACGTCGAGGAGGAAGGCACGATCCTCGACGGACTGAAAGAGAACGGTGTTCCGGCCTCGCTGTCGATCATCCTGCTCATCATCATGGCTATTGTGATGGTCGAAACCGGACAGATAACCGTTCTCGCGCTCGGAATCGCGGCAGTCCTTCCCCCGACGGCGTACCTCTTTGTCTCGAACGGGATCGGCGTACTCGGAGCGTTCATCACCGGGAGCAACACTGCGTCGAACATTATGTTCTCACCCCTTCAGGACGAAACAGCTGCTGAACTGGATCTGCCCCAGTGGTCAGTACTCGCCAGCCAGATGACCGGCGGGGCAGTCGGGAACGCGATCTCCCCGTCGAACATCGTCCTCGGGACAGGAACCGTCGGGATTCCGGGAGAAGAAGGCGACGTTCTTCGTCTTACGCTTCCCTGGGTTGCGATCGTGATCGTCCTCGTCGGAATCCTCACGGTGCTCGTGAGTGGGTTCGTCTTCCTCGGAGGTGGCGGATGA